In Flammeovirga kamogawensis, the sequence TTCGCGAAACCCTTAACAAATATGTGTGAATGAAATTTAAAAATCATATATTTGACTAGATCAAAACTCAACACAGCTAATAATATCTATTAACTCGCCTTGTTTAAACTAGACAAGGTTTTTATAACTAACTGATATTAAGATTTTTAATTATTATAAAAACAATATTTTACTTAATTATGACTAGACAAATAATACTCTACTTTTTAGTCTTTTTCCTTCCAATAAAAACTTGTTTCTCTATAGAAAAAGACACTAAATCTTCAATTAAAACAGAAAAATTAGAAAAAAATTATACTGTACAGCAAAAATCTAGTGTAAATAATACACACCAATACTATAATCAAGCCGAAAGTTTAAAGTTTTCTATGCCTGACTCTGCAATCGAGCTATATTATCAGTCTTTTGATGTTGCAGGAAAAGAAAAAGACAGCTTACAAATGATTAAATCTATGGCTGGGCTAGCTAATTTATATGCTCATAATGGAAAATTTGGTCATGCATACGATGGGTACTGGGAAGCCTTAACTATTGCAGATCAAGTTGGAGATAATGAATCTAGAGTTATTATATATAATGGGCTTGGCTGGCTATATAGTTTCTACGAAAGAAACACCCTTTCATTAGATTATTTTAATAAAGCGATAACAATACTAAAAAAGAATAGTTCTATAAACCGACTATTATTAGTTGATACTTATTACGCAGTTGCTACTTTAAAAAGAAAAATTCAGGATACAGATCAAGCTAGACTTTATTTAGATAGTTGCCTTCAAGTGAAAAAAGAGCATCCAGGTTTACAAGAAACCAATGCATTTATTAATGCAGAATTTGGATATAATCTATATGAAGATGAGGAATACGAAAAAGCATTAAAGATTTTACTTCCTTTAGAACCCTTTTTTAGTGAGTTTAACCATAGTTACTTGGTTATTTACCATTACTTTCTTGGTAATATTTATAATAGAATGGGAAAACTCAAAACAAGTGAAAAGTATTATAAAAGCGCTATTAATACCGGTTTAGTGCATCATACACACTCAGATTTATTCCCTATTATATATGAAGAGCTCTCTACAGTACTTTTAAAATTAAATAAAACTAAGGAGGCATATAAAATGCTGAAAATTTCTAAAGATTTTAACGAGAACCAATATGGTAGTAGAAATACTAGAAATAGACGCTTTTTAGAAATAAAAGATGAGTTCCGTAAAAAACAAGAGCAAGAAAAGGAAATGCTTAGAGAGCAAGAATTGGAACGCTTAACACAAGAAAGTAGAATAAACTATCTTAAAAACATAATTTTCTATGTAACTATTGTTGGTTTAATATCTGTAGTATTTTTTGTGTATCGAACACTTAGAAACAAATATAAAGCTAAGCAGATGCTTTTTATTGAAAAGCAAAAAATGGAAGAGCAGAAAATTAAAGAGGTTCTTGATATTAAAAATAAGGAACTAACAGCTTCTGTTTTACAAATAATTCAACATGAAGAAACGCTTGCTGAAATTAAGCATGATTTATTAAAACAGAAAAAAGAACCTGATGCAAACCAAATAAATAAAATTGCTAAAAAGATTAACCTCAATACAAATAATAACTGGAAAGAATTTGAAGCGAGGTTTATAGAGGTTAATGGTAATTTTTATGAAGAGCTAAATTCTCGTTTTCCTAAACTTACACAAGGAGATCAGAAAATATGTGCACTTATCAAACTTAATTTTGACAGTAAGGGAATGTCCAAGTTATTGGGTATTTCTACAGAATCTGTTCATACAACAAGATACAGATTAAGAAAAAAGTTAGGTTTAGAACGACAAGACAATTTAGAAGAATTTATTTCTCAGATTGGATAGTATACAAAACACCTATTATAGTAAATATAATGGGTGTTTTTTTTCATTAACTACATGATAAGCATTGTACTTTTCAAGTATTAAAAGAAAATTTTCTGGCTTAACTTTTTCTATTTTAATAAAAAACCAAAGCCTGTTTTACTTAATGGAATAATTTTAGCCATTTTTTACTAGGAATTTAACCGTGATTAACTCTAATGAAGAAAAATTATAGTCATTCTTTTACATAATTCATACAAATCCTTTTAGACTCAGTATTTCTTCAAGGTATAGTCTGACTGAGAGGTATAGGTATGGGTTTAATGAAAACAACAGGAGATAAGTTTTTGAACAAGCCGAAAATCAAATTAAACATGCAAATGGAATTCCTGTGCATTGGCACTTTAGTAATAAAGAAGCTGCAGATGCTACTAGGAAATATTTCAATGGAGAAGATGTTAAAGTTAAAGTACATCATACACCAGTAAAAAGATAGAAACATGGAAAGATATTTTTTAGGAACATATTGGGGAGTAAGAAAACTTTCTTTACAGGATTCCTCTTTATTATTATTGGATATCCTTAAGTTAGTTGAAAGCTTTGAGGGAAAAGAGTTGTTTTATAATTTAATAGAAGATGATCATCGTTTAGATTTAAGAGATGAAGACTATTTTATAGATTATGTAACAAGGAAAATTAGACATGAAGAAAATAAGTTCAATAAGGACTATAATCAAGAAGTTGATCTTTTAACAGAGAATGAAAATTATTTTTCTGATGGCGGTTTTACCATGAGTGTAAATATCAGAAATGGTGAATTAATTAAACATGTAAAAGCTAGTGTTGGAAAGTATTCCAAATACTTGACAAATGTGGTTACTATGGATTTAAAGCAAAGTAGTTTAATTAAAGATCATGCTAGATACACATTTTTCTTAAAGGAGTTGTGTGAAATTTTGCAACCTAACAATGCAGGTATTTATAATGATACATTTTCTTATGACATAGCAAATCAGGAGGCAGGAGACTTATACGTATCAGGAATAATGTATTTTTCAAATGAAATAAAAATACCGAATAAAGATTATATTAATGAAATAATCCCTTTAGATAATATTGGAAACCTTGTGATATTAGAAAAGGAATTATTTACTATAAAAGATCCTAAACATGTTGAAAAAGGACTTCAGTTTATAAAAGATTTGTCAATTGTGAATAAATAACCCCAACTGTTCGTAATGTTAAGCGCTAGCATCATTACGAACTATATTATTGTTTAAGTTTCCGAACTTAAAACAAAAAGCCCCACAATCGAAAAACTTGTGGGGTTTACTCTGCCAATAAATCGATCAGCAATTTCAAATCTTTTTCACTAATAGTAGCCTGTTCAGATTTATCATAAATATCCAATAAGAAGACAGTTTCATTGATAATTCTAACATAAGTAATAAGTCTAGCACCACCTGATTTACCCCTCCTTCTCAAGCTTCATTTCTGCAACAGCTTGTTTTACTTTTTTTTCAAAACTGTATCCTTATAAGGCATAAATATATCTGTTTTTAAGTAATTGAAATTATTGAGAATTGCCATAATAAATGTAGCATTGCTCTTTAATAATACTTTCACAACAAATTATTTGAGATAAAGAGATGCACTAACAACTAATAGTTTATACTTTTTGAAATCACTCATAAAGGATTATAAACATAGACCTTTTAGAAAAATTATTATTAATTCATTTCCATCATTGCTTTGGAATAAATTAGAATGTATTCTAGAAACAGATAATTTATACCGTAAACTCACAAATGATTCAAAATTCTTCCAAAAAAAAGGGCTACATAGTGTTTAAACTACATAACCCTTTGGTATAATACTGTATATCAATTTACTTATTAATGATAATCTTTTTTACCATTCTTCTATTGTCTTGAATAACTTCTATAACATAGACACCATTCTGTAATGAACTGATATCTAAAGAATTTGTCACATTTTCTGACAACACTCTAGCCCCCATTGTATTATATACTTTAATAGCAGCTATTGATGATAATCCATTGAAATTTAAAGTGTTCTTAGCTGGATTAGGATACATCGTAACTCCTTGTAATTCGTCTTCTAAAGATAAAACTCTACTGTTCGTATTAACAGCGTTAAATGTAATTTTATCAAGATTCCATTGCCAATCATTACTGCCTGAAGCATAAACTCTAATGGTATGATTACCTGCTGATAAGGTCACTTTGTTTGCAGCTAATAATGAAGTATAAACTTCCCAACCACCTGTATTTTGAACATTATCTTGAGAAACACCTGCTCCATCTACTACAATTTCAATTTGTGCATTATCGCTTGGCGTTGCAATTGTGTAGGTTACGTTAAATGTACCTGCCTCTGGAAGATAAACTTCATAATCCGCCCAATCTTCTGCATTAACATAATTAATTCCATTTGCAGATGCGTTAACACCAAAAGGGACAAAACCGTCATTAAAACTACCACTTGTTTCATTATAGTCTTCCGCTTGAATTACAAAATCTTCGGCTAAAGGAGGCGTTGGTTCTTCAGGATTCGTTCCTGAACCTAATTTTTCTAAATTCATTTTATCAAGATTCCATTGCCAATCATTGCTGCCTGAAGCTTCAATTTTAATTGTGTGATTACCAGTTGTTAGCGATAAATTATTAGAAGCAGTTAATGCTTGGTATGCATCCCACTGTCCATTGTTTTGAACATTATCATCTGCTACTAAATTACCATCAACATAACATGCAATTTTAGCATTATCACTTGGAGTAGATATTTGATAAGTAAGAGAGTAGTCTCCCATTTCAGCAATTGCAACTACATATTCCATGTAATCACCAGCATTAATATAATTAACACCAATTGATGATTTATTTGCACCAAAAGGAACAACACCGTCATTAAATGTACCGCCTGTTGATGAGAAATCTTCAGCTTCAATTTCTAAAGAGCTAATTGGACCTCCAACATCTTCAGCCTCTACAGTAATATTAGAAGTTGCAGTATAACCACCGTCTGTAGATGTAGCTGTAATTATTGCTGTACCAATTCCGTTTGCAGTTAGTAAGCCTGATTGATTAACAGAAACTACATTTGTATTATTAGAAGTAAAAGCAATTGTTTGGATTGTAGCATTCGAAGGCAACACTCTACCTGTTAAGTTACTCGTCTCTCCTTCTGACATAGTTAAATTAGCAGGTGATAAAGAGACACTTTGTACCGCTACATCTGAACCTGGATTAGATGATACAGGTTTGTAAACACGTACCCAATCTACTTTCATTTGATTTTTCGCTGGGTTTTCTAAATCACTTTGTGATGGTGTAGAAGCTGTTAACCACGTTTGTGATTCCATATTAATAATAATATCTAATTCTTTAGTGAATCCTCTAGCCTCTTGTGTTACTCCATTTCCATCTGTATCACTATCATCTCCCCCTTGGAACCAAGCCGGATCAATTACATTAAAACCGTTAGATGCATTAGATGCTTCCTTTAATTTTTCAAAATCGTATGCATTAGATGTAGCATAAGTAGTTACATCTGTATATCCAGATCCGTTGTTAGTAGGAAGATTATATCCATTTACATTCCAATTCATAGAATTAAAATATGTGTATTGCCAAGTTCCGTTGTAATTAGTGGCAATTGCATTATAATACATCACTCTAACTAACTCACCATCAATATAATACTCAAAATGTTTTGGACTAATCCAGTTTACACCCATACGCATATAACGTCGGTTTCCATTATTATAACACCAATCACCCCAACCATAACTTGTACTAACTCTGCTATCTGGATACCAAGAATTTGTATCCCTTGGTTGATAATCAGTAAATGGGTTACGAATAAATGAATGGTGACTAATGTGTGTTAGGTGCTTGTAACCGTTAACACCACCGTAATTCTCAATAATGTCAATTTCTTCTGTATCATCTGGACTTAATAACCAAAAACATGAAGCTAATGATATATTTGCCACACTAATAGACGACTCAACGTATACAGGAAAAAGGACTTTACTATTTGATGTAACACAGCCAGATGCAACACCATAGTTACCTCCTTTGCCATTTTCTGAAGTATAACCTACATTAATAACTAAATTGCTTCCATCTACACTAACATTTTCATTTTTCCAATAGGTATATCCTGGGCCATCCCATCCGTTATGATAGAAATTATACCACTTGTCATCTTCTCCAAAATTTGACCAAGAAGATGAATTAAAATTGTAATTAAAATCATCTGATACATTTTCTTGTAATTCCCATTCTTTGCCACTTCCTGCGTCAGCTGGGATTTCAATTCCACTCCAATCTTGTGCAAAAAGTTGAAAGAATGAAACAAGTAATAACGAAGTTGTAAAAAGTAGTTTCTTCATATCCATTTTAAAAATTAAGTAGTTATTAATAATTAAAGGGATGAGACCTAAATCTCACCCCTTGTATAGTTTATTTCTTCACAGAAATTCTTACTCTTTTATCAACACCTTCGCCATTTACTCTTAATAAGTAAATACCGCTAGGTAACTGATTTATATCTAACTGATGTGTATATCTGTAATCCATTTCCCCTTGGAATACATTTACACCATTCATACTAAAAATTGATACATTGTAAGTACCGTTTTTCAATCCATTTAGATTAAGCACATTAGAAGATGGGTTAGGATAAACACCTAACACAATCTCTTTTTCTAAAGAAATAGCATTTGAAGTAATTCTTGCAGAAGAAGATCCTGTTGTTAATGTCATCTTATCTAGATTCCATTGCCAAACACCCGTTCCAGAAGCTGTACATCTTACGGTATGGATACCAGCAGAAAGTACTACATCGTTTCCAGCTTGTAATGCTGAGTAAACATCCCACTGACCATTATTAGGAACATTATCAGTAGTGATAGTTTCTCCATCAATAGCAACCTGAATTTGTGCATTATTTTCAGGAGTTGAAATCATGTATTCAATACCATAAGTACCTGTTACTTCTACATTAATTGTATACTCTGTCCAATCTCCACTGTTTACCCAATTTATACCTAAACCATTTACTTTGTTTACACCCAAAGGAACAAAACCATCGTTATATGATCCTCCATGAGTAACAAAATCTTCAGCTTCAATTACTAATGATGCAAAACCTCCACCGTTAGATGGATCTGTAATAGTAACATTTGTTGAAGCTGTAAACCCACCATCAAGTGTAGTAACAGTAATTATTGCAGTACCTTCTGCCACCGCAGTAATTACACCATTTACAACAGTAGCAACTGCTGTATTATTTGATGCCCAATTAACAGCCGTGTTCGTTGCATTTGCAGGTAAAACTGTCGCGTTAACTTGTACTGTTTCAGAAACTTCCAGATTCTCTGATGAAGAACTTACAGTAACACCAATTACATCAACATCAGGTGTAGTTGTAGCTTGAGCTCTTAAAGTAATTT encodes:
- a CDS encoding tetratricopeptide repeat protein; its protein translation is MTRQIILYFLVFFLPIKTCFSIEKDTKSSIKTEKLEKNYTVQQKSSVNNTHQYYNQAESLKFSMPDSAIELYYQSFDVAGKEKDSLQMIKSMAGLANLYAHNGKFGHAYDGYWEALTIADQVGDNESRVIIYNGLGWLYSFYERNTLSLDYFNKAITILKKNSSINRLLLVDTYYAVATLKRKIQDTDQARLYLDSCLQVKKEHPGLQETNAFINAEFGYNLYEDEEYEKALKILLPLEPFFSEFNHSYLVIYHYFLGNIYNRMGKLKTSEKYYKSAINTGLVHHTHSDLFPIIYEELSTVLLKLNKTKEAYKMLKISKDFNENQYGSRNTRNRRFLEIKDEFRKKQEQEKEMLREQELERLTQESRINYLKNIIFYVTIVGLISVVFFVYRTLRNKYKAKQMLFIEKQKMEEQKIKEVLDIKNKELTASVLQIIQHEETLAEIKHDLLKQKKEPDANQINKIAKKINLNTNNNWKEFEARFIEVNGNFYEELNSRFPKLTQGDQKICALIKLNFDSKGMSKLLGISTESVHTTRYRLRKKLGLERQDNLEEFISQIG
- a CDS encoding Imm52 family immunity protein, producing MERYFLGTYWGVRKLSLQDSSLLLLDILKLVESFEGKELFYNLIEDDHRLDLRDEDYFIDYVTRKIRHEENKFNKDYNQEVDLLTENENYFSDGGFTMSVNIRNGELIKHVKASVGKYSKYLTNVVTMDLKQSSLIKDHARYTFFLKELCEILQPNNAGIYNDTFSYDIANQEAGDLYVSGIMYFSNEIKIPNKDYINEIIPLDNIGNLVILEKELFTIKDPKHVEKGLQFIKDLSIVNK
- a CDS encoding carbohydrate-binding protein → MKKLLFTTSLLLVSFFQLFAQDWSGIEIPADAGSGKEWELQENVSDDFNYNFNSSSWSNFGEDDKWYNFYHNGWDGPGYTYWKNENVSVDGSNLVINVGYTSENGKGGNYGVASGCVTSNSKVLFPVYVESSISVANISLASCFWLLSPDDTEEIDIIENYGGVNGYKHLTHISHHSFIRNPFTDYQPRDTNSWYPDSRVSTSYGWGDWCYNNGNRRYMRMGVNWISPKHFEYYIDGELVRVMYYNAIATNYNGTWQYTYFNSMNWNVNGYNLPTNNGSGYTDVTTYATSNAYDFEKLKEASNASNGFNVIDPAWFQGGDDSDTDGNGVTQEARGFTKELDIIINMESQTWLTASTPSQSDLENPAKNQMKVDWVRVYKPVSSNPGSDVAVQSVSLSPANLTMSEGETSNLTGRVLPSNATIQTIAFTSNNTNVVSVNQSGLLTANGIGTAIITATSTDGGYTATSNITVEAEDVGGPISSLEIEAEDFSSTGGTFNDGVVPFGANKSSIGVNYINAGDYMEYVVAIAEMGDYSLTYQISTPSDNAKIACYVDGNLVADDNVQNNGQWDAYQALTASNNLSLTTGNHTIKIEASGSNDWQWNLDKMNLEKLGSGTNPEEPTPPLAEDFVIQAEDYNETSGSFNDGFVPFGVNASANGINYVNAEDWADYEVYLPEAGTFNVTYTIATPSDNAQIEIVVDGAGVSQDNVQNTGGWEVYTSLLAANKVTLSAGNHTIRVYASGSNDWQWNLDKITFNAVNTNSRVLSLEDELQGVTMYPNPAKNTLNFNGLSSIAAIKVYNTMGARVLSENVTNSLDISSLQNGVYVIEVIQDNRRMVKKIIINK